CGCTGCCCTTACTGCGGCACACTTTATAAATTGGCTAAAAAATGATGTCTCAGCTGCAGGTTGCCGTCGGCGTGGTCATCAATGAAAATGCGGAAATTCTGATTGCGCATCGGCGCCCTGATCAGCATCAGGGAGATTTGTGGGAGTTTCCTGGCGGCAAACGTGAACCCAGCGAAAGTCGTGAAGCAGCATTGACGCGGGAATTGTTTGAAGAAGTGGGTATTAACGTCATTTCGGCAACCGAGCTTACCCGAATCAGGCATGATTATGCTGATCGTCGAGTTACCTTGGATGTGTGGTTGGTGACGGAATTTGACGGTGAGGCGCATGGTCGAGAGGGTCAGAAAATAAAGTGGTGTACCTTAGCGGCTTTGGCTGAGCACGACTTTCCCGCAGCCAATGCACCAATCATAACTGCGCTTCAACAGTGTGAACAGCTCAGTGTTTCTCGTAAGGAAAAGCCGGATCTTCCGGTGGAGTGACAGACTCGCCCGCAATCCGGTGATTTTCTGCTGCCCAGTCACCCAAATCAATCAGCTTGCAGCGTTCGCAACAGAAAGGTCGCCACTTATTCTCAGTTGACCAAGCTACTTTTTGACCGCAATT
The genomic region above belongs to Methylophaga frappieri and contains:
- the mutT gene encoding 8-oxo-dGTP diphosphatase MutT; amino-acid sequence: MMSQLQVAVGVVINENAEILIAHRRPDQHQGDLWEFPGGKREPSESREAALTRELFEEVGINVISATELTRIRHDYADRRVTLDVWLVTEFDGEAHGREGQKIKWCTLAALAEHDFPAANAPIITALQQCEQLSVSRKEKPDLPVE
- the yacG gene encoding DNA gyrase inhibitor YacG, with the protein product MMVTQVECPNCGQKVAWSTENKWRPFCCERCKLIDLGDWAAENHRIAGESVTPPEDPAFPYEKH